A single region of the Salvia miltiorrhiza cultivar Shanhuang (shh) chromosome 8, IMPLAD_Smil_shh, whole genome shotgun sequence genome encodes:
- the LOC131000108 gene encoding uncharacterized protein LOC131000108, whose translation MSNPSVSLKLLIDAKRGVVLFAETAENLAAVMHGMLSQPETVISLLRQQDTAAGSLTKLCKSIQNADNKSTNAVYCCGYCRFPVYSGDPSAVCSYCFGYMNATLAYVAPPVTPPVPAGGSGGKAPLYIITDDLEITPMSAISIVTLFKKLGLDNVDALEEKVVDFGVDEAIKVVNASRESKKVLTDVFLKAETVESESESDDGYIAV comes from the exons aTGTCGAATCCCAGTGTTAGCTTGAAGCTGTTGATCGACGCCAAACGCGGCGTTGTGTTATTCGCCGAAACCGCGGAAAACCTCGCCGCCGTCATGCACGGCATGCTCTCTCAGCCGGAGACCGTCATCTCTCTCCTCCGGCAACAAGACACGGCGGCGGGCTCATTAACAAAGCTCTGCAAAAGCATCCAAAACGCCGACAACAAATCGACCAATGCGGTTTACTGCTGCGGGTATTGTCGTTTTCCCGTGTATTCCGGTGACCCCTCGGCGGTTTGCTCGTACTGCTTCGGTTACATGAACGCGACGCTGGCGTATGTTGCGCCGCCAGTAACGCCGCCGGTGCCGGCGGGTGGAAGCGGCGGCAAAGCTCCGCTTTACATAATTACGGACGATTTGGAGATAACGCCGATGTCGGCCATCTCCATCGTCACTCTCTTTAAGAAGCTCGGCCTCGACAACGTCGATGCCTTGGAGGAGAAGGTGGTGGATTTTGGCGTCGACGAG GCTATTAAGGTGGTGAATGCTTCTCGGGAATCCAAGAAGGTTCTCACGGATGTCTTCCTCAAGGCCGAGACCGTAGAAAGTGAAAGTGAAAGTGATGATGGCTACATAGCAGTGTGA
- the LOC131000109 gene encoding uncharacterized protein LOC131000109 — translation MSNPSVSLKLLIDAKRGVVLFAETAENLAAVMYGMLSKPETVISLLRQQDTAAGSLTKLCKSIENVDKKSTNGVYCCGYCGFPEYSDDPSAVCSYCLVYMDATMAYVAPPVPAGGSGGKAPRYIITDDLEITPMSAVSIVTLFKRLGIDDVDALEEKVVDFGVDEAIKVVNVSRQSKKVLTEVFLKLKPKPEPEPEPETVKRDIEGTEGLATDLRRILNIFNN, via the exons aTGTCGAATCCCAGCGTTAGCTTGAAGCTGTTGATCGACGCCAAACGCGGCGTTGTGTTATTCGCCGAAACCGCGGAAAACCTCGCCGCCGTCATGTACGGCATGCTCTCTAAGCCGGAGACCGTCATCTCTCTCCTCCGGCAACAAGACACGGCGGCGGGCTCTTTAACAAAGCTCTGCAAAAGCATCGAAAACGTCGACAAGAAATCGACCAATGGGGTTTACTGCTGCGGGTATTGTGGTTTTCCCGAGTATTCCGATGATCCCTCGGCGGTTTGCTCGTACTGCTTAGTTTACATGGACGCGACAATGGCGTATGTTGCGCCGCCGGTGCCGGCGGGTGGAAGCGGCGGCAAAGCTCCGCGTTACATAATTACGGACGATTTGGAGATAACGCCGATGTCGGCCGTCTCCATCGTCACTCTCTTCAAGAGGCTCGGCATCGACGACGTCGATGCCTTGGAGGAGAAGGTGGTGGATTTCGGCGTCGACGAG gccattaagGTGGTGAATGTTTCTCGGCAGTCCAAGAAGGTTCTCACGGAGGTCTTCCTCAAGCTCAAGCCCAAGCCCGAGCCCGAGCCCGAGCCCGAGACCGTCAAAAGAGATATTGAAGG GACAGAAGGACTCGCAACGGATCTACGAAGAATTCTCAATATATTCAACAACTAA
- the LOC130997143 gene encoding uncharacterized protein LOC130997143: MSDSKVSKKLLIDTKGKRVLFAEAGKDCVDFLFHILTLPVATIITLLKTQGMVGSLPNLFQSLETLNDTFIQPNQKKDTYLKPISPVSSSSSVPLLASTAAQIQKNFYRCTCNYNRVSDDPRATCPSCHRALSTTVTYVAPPAVVEAWEDGGLVKGVVTYMVMDDLEIKPMSTISSITMLNKFNVKDVGALEEKVVYLGMDEAVKLLKTSLQSNKVLTDVFL, from the exons ATGTCGGATTCGAAAGTGAGCAAGAAGCTGTTGATCGACACGAAGGGCAAGCGAGTCCTGTTCGCGGAGGCCGGCAAGGACTGCGTCGACTTCCTCTTCCACATTCTAACGCTGCCCGTCGCCACCATCATCACCCTCCTCAAAACGCAAGGAATGGTGGGATCTTTGCCCAACCTTTTCCAAAGCTTAGAAACGCTCAACGACACCTTCATCCAGCCTAACCAGAAAAAGGACACCTATCTGAAACCAATTTCGCCGGTCTCCAGTTCCTCCTCGGTCCCGCTTCTGGCCTCCACTGCTGCTCAGATTCAGAAGAATTTTTATAGGTGCACTTGCAATTATAATCGTGTTTCTGATGACCCACGCGCCACTTGTCCTTCGTGCCACCGGGCTCTGAGCACGACTGTGACCTATGTGGCTCCTCCTGCGGTGGTAGAGGCGTGGGAAGACGGCGGTTTGGTGAAGGGGGTGGTGACTTATATGGTGATGGATGATTTGGAGATTAAACCCATGTCTACTATCTCCAGCATCACTATGCTCAATAAGTTTAATGTGAAGGACGTCGGAGCTTTGGAAGAGAAGGTTGTCTATTTGGGGATGGATGAG GCTGTGAAGTTGCTCAAGACTTCTCTGCAGAGCAACAAGGTTTTGACTGATGTCTTCTTGTAG